One genomic window of Candidatus Nezhaarchaeales archaeon includes the following:
- a CDS encoding iron-sulfur cluster assembly protein — translation MVTDLENNVKKALSKVVDPELGISITELGLVRTVKDEGEGRVTVEFTATSPFCPIAFFLAKEVKRVAARVEGVKKVNVILKGHVMEDEINRKVNEEG, via the coding sequence ATGGTTACCGATCTTGAAAACAATGTCAAGAAGGCTTTAAGTAAAGTTGTGGATCCAGAGTTAGGTATATCGATAACCGAGCTAGGGCTTGTTAGAACGGTAAAGGATGAAGGTGAAGGACGTGTAACTGTAGAGTTTACGGCTACTTCGCCCTTCTGCCCTATAGCCTTCTTCCTAGCTAAAGAAGTAAAGAGGGTCGCAGCCAGGGTTGAAGGAGTAAAGAAGGTTAACGTAATTCTTAAAGGCCACGTAATGGAGGACGAAATAAACAGGAAGGTGAATGAAGAGGGTTAA
- a CDS encoding ubiquitin-like small modifier protein 1, protein MPNMLIKVKLFASIRERVGTRIVELKVSEGATLYELLGELVKAYPKALKGYLINEAGEVNEELNFLVNGINASSLEGLKTKLKDGDAVSILPPVSGGIR, encoded by the coding sequence ATGCCTAACATGCTTATTAAGGTCAAACTATTCGCCAGCATTAGAGAGCGTGTCGGAACCCGCATAGTGGAATTAAAAGTAAGTGAGGGAGCAACCCTTTACGAGTTATTAGGGGAGCTTGTTAAAGCATACCCAAAAGCATTAAAAGGCTATCTAATAAATGAAGCCGGAGAAGTTAACGAGGAGTTAAACTTCCTAGTTAATGGGATAAACGCGAGTAGCCTTGAAGGCTTAAAAACTAAGCTAAAAGATGGTGACGCGGTATCCATATTACCTCCGGTCTCCGGAGGTATAAGATAA